The Chitinophaga pinensis DSM 2588 region TGCACAACATTGAAATCCTGTGGAATTTTTGATGCAAAGGGCTATAAGTATCGATTGAACTACTATGAATACTTAACTTCTACTGATACTGCAAAAATTGACACAACCAATTCTTAAGTAAGTAGTGGAATGAGTTTGCCGTCATATACTGATATACCAGCTAATAAATCTAGTACAGTGCCTGGGACATCTGCTTATTATCCTGTATTAAATATGGTGAAGGATCAACGTTAGTAACTCCATCATCGTACAGCAGCTGTATTATTATTAGGGGATTTTTTGATGAAATACTCAAATGGTCGCAGATGGTTTGAACGAGTCAAATGGTGTTAAGCCAGTCGATGATTGGGGCTGTTTTGGTTTTGACAAGCACTAGGTGGTCTGGCAAGATTAAAGGGTGTTAAGGTACAGATGGAATAAATCGTAGAGATGTTGTGCAAACTGTAAAAATTCAAATAGGACTTATTAAATTAGTGACATTAAACATTCATGCAAATGGCGGTAATGGAGTAACGGAACAAATCGGTGGCAACAACCGACGGAAAAAAGTTGCTAAGGATGACTTTTAAATTGATAATTCAATCTTGAGAATCGACTTCTTATAGATAGGTACCAAAGTTGGATCTGAGCTTGGCTAGTTTAATAAAGCTCCTGTTTGGATTAATACGTAACCCAACTACTCGAGATAAAGCTATACAAGGGAAAATCGAACCGAATATTTTCGATATTGACAAATTAATTAATATTACAAAGCAATTAAGTATAATGTTATCTGAATTCTTTTGTTATTAACATTCGGTTAACTAGATATTGAAATAAAAAATTGAAATTAACAACATTATTTTCAGTTTAAATTTATTCCCCAAAAATGATATTAGAAGAAATAAGCATTCAAAATTTTCGGTCGATAAAAGATGAGACAATAACCTTTCCCCACAATTGCCTAATCTTGTTAGGTAAAAATGAAGCGGGGAAAACTAATGTGCTAAAGGCAATTGCAGCCCTTTTTAATTTATATAAAGTATCAGGAAAGGACAAAAGAAAACGACTGGGGAACGAAGTATTAACAGATTTTTTTGTAAGGGCTGTTTTTAAACTTACTGAAGAGGACTTTACTAAGGTTGAGGAGTCTTTTTTCCAAACATATAGTGGCATTGAAAATATAGTTTTTGTGAAAGAGATCTCTATTCGCGACTATATCAAAGCTATGTTTTATAATCTCCTTATAAATGTCAATATTCGCGATAATGCAAGCCCTCAGTTTTCATATTGGACTAATAGTTCCGAATATGTGAAATTAAAGCACCCACTTTTTATAAATGGGAACAATATTTCGTTTGATATTGGGAGTGAGTTTAATTTATCAAGATCAATATTTGAAATCGTAAAGGGACTCTATAATGAAAATCCAATTAACTGTCATTATTGGCAATATAATGATAGTTATCTTCTTCCCAGTGCTGTAAATATTGATAATTTTATCTCTAATCCTTCGACTTGTAAGGCACTAGAGAATATTTTTGCTTTGTGTGGCCGTGAGAATATAAAAAAAGAGTTTGAAACGGCTATGTCCGAAGATGGCGACTATCTCAATCTTTTAGAACAATTATCCCAAAAAGTGTCTACTACGTTTCAAAAGATATGGAAGGATTTTAAAAATACATCGATTCAAATCTTACCGAACGGAGATGAAATGCTTATTAAGGTAGTAGAAAAGGCCAAATATAATTTCGAAGATCGTAGTGACGGATTTAAGAAGTTCATTAGCATATTGTTAATGTTGTCTACTCAGTCCAGAGCAAACAAAATGTTAGACAATGACATTATTTTAATTGATGAGCCTGATCAAAGTCTTTATCCGACAAGTGCTCAATATTTGAAGAATGAGCTTATCGAAATTAGTAAGAAGTCTAAAATTATTTATTCAACGCATTCTCAATATATGATTGACTCCGAAGTGATTGGTCGCCATATTATTGTTGAAAAAAATGATGATATAACTTCGCTAAAAAAAAATATTTCTAATGCTCCTTTTGCCAGCGATGAATTACTTAGAAGGGCTGTAGGCGTAAGCATTTTTGAATGCCTGAAAGCAAAGAATATTGTATTTGAAGGATATCTTGATAAGGCACTTTTTTCTTTTTATTGCAAGAGTTTTAACTTGGAAAAGGTTTTTAGCACTTACGGGCAAGTTTATTTGAATGGAATCGCGGGGGCGGAGACCTTGGTGCAAATATTGAATTTGGCAGATAAGAAATTTGTTATTGTGGCAGATTCAGATGAAACATCAAATAATAAAAGAGCAGATTTTACTAAGAATTATCCAGATTTCCAGAATCGGTGGCTAGCTTATGCGGATATATGTAAAAAAGTTTCTACCATGGAAGATTTTCTGACTTCATCACATATAGAAAACCAATTTAAGAAACATGGATACATTTACACTTATGATTCTAGTAAGAATGCTAATTATAATATAGAGAAGGCCGTAAATAAGGACAAAGAGTTAAAACAAAAATTTAAGAAAATATTAATTGATACCGCCAAGAAAAGCGATATTGAAACCGAATATAAACTCTATTTGGATGCATTGAAGGAAGCACTAGAAGTGATTTAATCAAATATTTACTGAGATAGTAACTAAAATGGCATATTGTCAAACAACCATTAGCCCATAGATTTATAGTATTTGATGTCCTCTAAATTTATATACCACAATTTGTAGTATGAAGCATAATCCACCCAAAAATCATCACTATGTACCGGTTTGCTATTTAAAACAATTTGCCAACCTTGGTGGGAATTTATTGAAGAAGCGTTTGGATTACGATAAGATAGCTATTACCACGCCATCAAAGATTTGTTATGAAATAGATGGTAATCGCTTTAATGGTGCACAAAGTGCGTATTTTAATAACGTTACTGATGAGTATCACATAGAAAAGGAAGCTTTTAAGCTGCAGGAGAATAACTACGGTAATATCATTGTTCTCATCACCGATTTCTACAAGGCCCCAAAAATCCTAAATGGGCAAGCATATCGGTTATTTATAGAAACACTTGTTACTATTAAGCGTCGTAATCCTTCTTTTAGAAAAGCGCTCATCGAAAATTTCCAACAGCGATACGTTACAGACGAAGCTTTGATAAAATTTAAGCAATTCCTGACTGAGCAAATTGAGGGTACCGAAATTCAGATGCCGTCGGATCAGCAAATTCGGCAGAAACTGATGACGCACGCTTCAGATCCTGCTTATATGCGCGACATGTAT contains the following coding sequences:
- a CDS encoding ATP-dependent nuclease; amino-acid sequence: MILEEISIQNFRSIKDETITFPHNCLILLGKNEAGKTNVLKAIAALFNLYKVSGKDKRKRLGNEVLTDFFVRAVFKLTEEDFTKVEESFFQTYSGIENIVFVKEISIRDYIKAMFYNLLINVNIRDNASPQFSYWTNSSEYVKLKHPLFINGNNISFDIGSEFNLSRSIFEIVKGLYNENPINCHYWQYNDSYLLPSAVNIDNFISNPSTCKALENIFALCGRENIKKEFETAMSEDGDYLNLLEQLSQKVSTTFQKIWKDFKNTSIQILPNGDEMLIKVVEKAKYNFEDRSDGFKKFISILLMLSTQSRANKMLDNDIILIDEPDQSLYPTSAQYLKNELIEISKKSKIIYSTHSQYMIDSEVIGRHIIVEKNDDITSLKKNISNAPFASDELLRRAVGVSIFECLKAKNIVFEGYLDKALFSFYCKSFNLEKVFSTYGQVYLNGIAGAETLVQILNLADKKFVIVADSDETSNNKRADFTKNYPDFQNRWLAYADICKKVSTMEDFLTSSHIENQFKKHGYIYTYDSSKNANYNIEKAVNKDKELKQKFKKILIDTAKKSDIETEYKLYLDALKEALEVI
- a CDS encoding DUF4238 domain-containing protein → MKHNPPKNHHYVPVCYLKQFANLGGNLLKKRLDYDKIAITTPSKICYEIDGNRFNGAQSAYFNNVTDEYHIEKEAFKLQENNYGNIIVLITDFYKAPKILNGQAYRLFIETLVTIKRRNPSFRKALIENFQQRYVTDEALIKFKQFLTEQIEGTEIQMPSDQQIRQKLMTHASDPAYMRDMYLSGHLNTSPASGVNSVSIDLYNSKQYILHAPDGLQFITSDNPGFTFFDGRVENGTGFGANCEFYFPLTPFTCLYINTEEKDTGNELEKAIYPGVIGTDQLKFINESTKKLALKILIGRDEHVLADL